One window from the genome of Microscilla marina ATCC 23134 encodes:
- a CDS encoding cytochrome c oxidase subunit 3, with protein sequence MTNKPKIKRPSVEQGLFKRREPFLFMLWTAIAGISIMFLALTIIYSLRKGQHQWQAVSLPLAFWLSTFSIITSSLTLWQTNQAVKKEQFRRAKILLGTTLGLGLLFIGLQVVGWQQLIAQKVYLSNSLGGSFIYIISGLHIAHILGGILFLTLIFIDIARHTSYVDSFIHSINPPNQLRLKLVTIYWHFVDVLWLYLFLFFLWA encoded by the coding sequence ATGACCAATAAACCCAAGATAAAACGACCATCTGTTGAACAAGGTTTGTTTAAACGCCGTGAACCTTTTCTTTTTATGCTTTGGACTGCCATTGCAGGCATTTCTATTATGTTTTTGGCGCTTACCATTATTTATAGCCTGCGCAAGGGGCAACATCAGTGGCAAGCTGTAAGCTTACCTTTGGCTTTTTGGTTGAGCACCTTTAGTATTATCACAAGTAGCCTTACACTTTGGCAAACCAATCAGGCGGTCAAAAAAGAACAGTTTCGCAGAGCCAAAATCTTGCTAGGTACAACATTGGGTTTAGGGTTGTTGTTTATTGGTTTGCAGGTAGTTGGCTGGCAACAGCTCATTGCGCAAAAAGTTTACTTGTCCAACAGTTTAGGAGGATCATTTATATACATTATTTCGGGGTTGCACATTGCCCATATATTAGGGGGCATATTGTTCCTTACGCTTATTTTTATAGATATTGCCCGTCACACCTCTTATGTAGACTCTTTCATTCATAGCATAAACCCTCCCAATCAGCTTAGGCTCAAGCTAGTAACTATTTATTGGCACTTTGTCGATGTGTTGTGGCTGTACCTGTTTTTATTTTTTTTGTGGGCATAA
- a CDS encoding serine/threonine protein kinase, with amino-acid sequence MIGAQVLNYRIDSKIGEGGMGSVYLASHLQMRRKAAIKALHPNLVNNTQIRERFRNEAEAMASLKHPNIIDLYDFLETNQGLFLIMEFIEGKPLDDYVRTVTGPLPEDRAIALFTKALDGFAYAHDRGIIHRDIKPSNLMIGNENQIKILDFGIAKILNDVNKGLTRTGSKMGTVLYMSPEQVKGLSADRCSDIYSLGVTLFQILTGRPPYDEKTSTEYDVYTKIVNSPLPRLRKFNPGVSERMQAIIDKATAKEPQERYQTAIEFKQALQSLVQQTIPTGSTLTTTAPTGGSVNPQRQAPPNKPRTQNRKPAPKKTAPNNNIWLPLSVVVLLGILTYLVLWNPLNIKPLQKIAVFSHAYKKRNATTKQDKKETVKITLRKFYDAAESRNFDNIRPFYRKTITNYFGNKNIDRERDLRSAYKYSWDKVVTEERHKIDWDSMQYSEDEEGNHTAIFDYTYEYQPKKAKKPEDQGKTKSVSRKAEVRMDKEYRVYYVKNIKK; translated from the coding sequence ATGATTGGCGCACAAGTACTTAATTACCGAATAGACTCAAAAATAGGCGAAGGAGGCATGGGCAGTGTTTACCTTGCTTCTCATTTGCAAATGAGGCGTAAGGCTGCTATCAAAGCTTTGCATCCTAATCTGGTAAACAATACTCAAATCAGAGAGCGGTTTCGTAATGAGGCAGAAGCAATGGCAAGCCTTAAACACCCTAATATCATTGATTTGTATGATTTTCTGGAGACCAACCAAGGCTTGTTTTTGATCATGGAGTTTATAGAGGGCAAGCCTCTGGATGACTATGTGCGCACTGTGACTGGTCCATTACCTGAAGATCGCGCCATTGCTTTGTTTACCAAAGCATTGGATGGTTTTGCTTACGCTCATGACCGAGGTATTATACACCGTGATATTAAACCTTCTAACTTGATGATTGGCAACGAAAACCAGATTAAAATTCTGGATTTTGGTATTGCCAAAATTCTAAATGATGTCAACAAAGGACTTACACGTACTGGATCTAAGATGGGTACGGTGCTTTACATGAGCCCTGAGCAGGTAAAGGGCTTATCGGCAGACCGATGCAGTGATATTTATTCGCTGGGAGTTACGCTTTTTCAGATATTAACCGGGCGCCCTCCTTACGACGAGAAAACGTCTACTGAGTATGATGTATATACCAAAATAGTAAACTCACCGTTGCCTCGTTTGCGTAAGTTTAATCCAGGTGTATCGGAGCGTATGCAAGCCATAATAGACAAAGCTACTGCCAAGGAACCACAAGAACGTTATCAGACTGCAATAGAGTTTAAACAAGCCTTGCAAAGTTTGGTACAGCAGACTATTCCGACAGGCTCTACCTTGACCACTACTGCACCTACAGGTGGCAGTGTGAACCCGCAACGCCAAGCTCCACCAAACAAGCCTCGTACACAAAACCGCAAACCTGCTCCAAAAAAAACTGCTCCTAACAATAATATTTGGTTGCCTTTGTCGGTCGTTGTTTTACTGGGAATATTGACTTATCTGGTGTTGTGGAACCCTTTAAATATCAAGCCTTTGCAAAAGATTGCGGTGTTTTCGCATGCATACAAAAAACGAAATGCTACCACAAAACAAGATAAAAAGGAGACGGTAAAGATTACATTGCGTAAGTTTTATGATGCTGCAGAAAGCCGTAATTTTGACAATATCCGTCCATTTTACCGTAAAACAATTACCAATTATTTTGGCAATAAAAACATTGACCGCGAGCGGGATTTGCGAAGTGCTTATAAGTATTCGTGGGATAAGGTAGTGACCGAGGAGCGACACAAAATTGATTGGGATAGTATGCAGTATAGCGAAGACGAAGAGGGTAACCACACCGCAATATTTGATTATACTTATGAGTATCAACCCAAAAAAGCTAAAAAACCCGAAGATCAAGGTAAAACAAAGTCTGTATCACGCAAGGCAGAAGTGCGCATGGACAAAGAATACCGGGTATACTATGTGAAAAATATCAAGAAATAA